CGCTGAACGAGGATCCTTCGGGGCGGAACCCGTACAAGCGGATGACATTGACATTTTCCGGGATCGCCCGTTCGCAGCTGGTGATCTTCACCGTCGCCGGCGAGTCCAAGCGCGCCGCGCTCAAAGCCGTAGTGGACGGGGCAGACCTCCCCGCGGGCCGGGTCACCTCCGACCGGGTGATCTGGCTAGCGGACCGCGACGCAGCGCCGCAGTGAGTGAGGTTCTGAACGACCAGCTGGCCGCCTTGTTGGACACCATCGGTGTCGCAGCAAACCGCGACCAGCTGATGGAGATCCTGGAAACCGTGGTGAACCTGGCGACTGATCACACCGACCGCCTCGACCTCAAGATCACCAACGCGGCGCTGAAGGAGATGCGTGAGGGGTTCGAGGTGTTCGCGCCCTACCGTCATCTGCCCAAGATCACCATGTTCGGCTCGGCGAGGACTCTCCCGACCGACCCGTTGTACGCCCAGGCAAGGGACCTCGCCCGGCTTCTCGCAGTGCACGGATGGTCCACCGTCACCGGAGCGGGTCCCGGGATCATGGCTGCAGGCCTCGAGGGTGCCGGCCCCGACCACGCGTTCGGAATCAACATCCGCCTTCCCTTCGAGCAGGGAGCCAACCAGTTCATCGCAGACAACCCGCGGCTTGTGTCCATGAAGTACTTCTTCACCCGCAAGCTGCTCCTCATCAAGGAATCGTTCGCCTACGCAGTGCTGCCGGGGGGATTCGGAACTCTCGACGAGGCGTTCGAGCTGCTCACCCTTATCCAGACCGGCAAGGCGGAACCGGGACCTGTGGTACTTCTCGAGGTTCCGGGCGGCAGCTACTGGCGGGGATGGGACCGCTTCGTTCACGAGGAGGTCGCATCGCGGAACCTCATAGCGCCAGTCGATACTTGTCTTTACAAGATCGTGGAAAAAGTTGAAGAGGCCGCCGCGGAGATCCTCGGC
The genomic region above belongs to Acidimicrobiales bacterium and contains:
- a CDS encoding LOG family protein, which codes for MSEVLNDQLAALLDTIGVAANRDQLMEILETVVNLATDHTDRLDLKITNAALKEMREGFEVFAPYRHLPKITMFGSARTLPTDPLYAQARDLARLLAVHGWSTVTGAGPGIMAAGLEGAGPDHAFGINIRLPFEQGANQFIADNPRLVSMKYFFTRKLLLIKESFAYAVLPGGFGTLDEAFELLTLIQTGKAEPGPVVLLEVPGGSYWRGWDRFVHEEVASRNLIAPVDTCLYKIVEKVEEAAAEILGFYRNYHSIRWVGETLVLRLINKPTVEEVESLSESFSDIVESPIRILDRPLPVERRNEDFPDLPRIALRFDRISYARLRQLIDELNRLPSAPPAPVVSSPR